From the genome of Rudaeicoccus suwonensis:
GCAGATCAGAGTTCGACCACGATCGCCATCGGGGTCTGCTCGGTGCTCTGCCCGAGGGGGTTGTCAGCGAACATCTCCTCGAATCTGGTCCAGTCCCCCTTCACGTCGGACCCGAGCACGTTGCGGCCGATGTCGTTGGCGTCCATCACGACCGTCCCGCCGAAGGTGTCGCGATATGCCTGCGGAGCACGCTCACGAATTGCGGCCGACAAACGGGATGCCACCTGGTCGGGGTCCTTGGGTGCCAGCTTGGCCGAGACGTTGGAGGGATACGCCGAGTATTCCGTCGGACCGTCGATGGCGCGTATGTCGTTGCCGACCAATTCGTAGAACAGCCCTCGTCTGCCGATCGCCTTGCCGACCGCGCCCCCGGCGCTGGCGTAGAGCACTCGCGGCAGACCGACTTCCTGAATCGCCAGTTGCATGGTGAACGGTGATCCGAGGCCGATGCCCGCCGGCGTGCGCGTGACGTACTTCGACAGAATGCGCGCCGAACGGCCGACGTTGATGTCCCAGATGAAGTACGACCGACCCTGCGTGATCGCGACGATCTTCTCGGAGATGAAGAAGAACCACCGCTTGCCAGCGAGCGCAGCCTGATGTTCCGGGTCGGCCTCCAGCGCAGCGAAAAAAGCGTCGATGTGCTCGTTCACCCGAGCATCGAGGTCGTCGTCACGACTGACCAGTTCGGTGCGCAACGGGTACCGCCGCACGCTCGCGCCCGACGCGGTCGTGAGATCCAACTGCTTGTCGGCGTTGGCTTCGAGGTCGGTCTTGAGGCGAGGCTCGGCGTCTGCCTCGTCCGGTTGCTCGTCGAAGAACTCACGCAGCCACAGCTCGACGTTGAGCAGTCGCCAGAAGGTCATCGAGTCAAGGGTGTTGGTGCCCTTGATCCAGCCCTCGAATGCGTGCAGCACCTCGGTCTGGTCGAAATAGGGCCTGCTGGCAAAGGATTCGGAGAGGAAAATGTTGTAGAAGTAGTTCTTCAACCGCATGAACCACTCGGACTGCGGAGTGGTGAAGCCGATCTTGTTGCGGCGACGGTTGATCAGATCGGGCAGCAGTCCACGGGTCGCATCGCGCAGCACCCGCTTGTTCCAGCCGTCCTTGATGATCGCTTCGTCGGACAGACTGAAGATGAACTTCACGACCTCCTTGTCCAGGAACGGCACACGGCCCTCCAGGGAGAACCGCATCGTGTTCTTGTCCTCGTAGCGCAGCAACGAGGGCAGCGAGCCGATGAACAGATCTTCGATGAGGCGCTTCTTGAGGTTGGCGCCCTCGACGGAATAACGCTCTGCGGCATACGTCGTGACGAAATCGTCGCCGAGCAGGCGCTCGCCCGGGATCGACTTGTTGCCCTTGAGCTTCGACTTCAGCTTGAACCGGCCCAACCGGTAGAGCACGTCCAGGCTCTTGCTGAGTTCGAGCGCCGCGGCGGTCGCGCCCTGGGCGCGCAGCTGGCGCAGGTAGACGAAGTAGTAGGGAATGTACCCAGCCATCATCTCGTCGGCGCCCTGACCGTCGAGCAGCACCGTGACGTGCTTGGTCGCCTCGCGCATGACCTGGAACTGCGCATAGGGGCCGGAGGAGATCAGCGGCTCCTCCTGCGTGCGGATGAAGTCGCGCAAGTCGACCTTGAACTCGTCTGCGGTCGGCAGGATCTTGTGCGAATCGACGTGACCCTTGCAGATGTCGAGCACGGCATCGACATACTTCTCTTCGTCGTTGTCTGAGCCCGGGAACACCGCAGAGAACGTATTCTGTTGCGCGCCAACGGATTTCGTCGTCGCGTCGCCGTCGTTCAGCAGCTTGTTGATGATCACGGCCACGGCGCTGGAATCCAGGCCGCCGGACAATGACGTGCCGACAGGCACCTCCGATTGCAAGCGCAGCCGGACCGCCTCGGTCAACCGCTGCTTGTACTCCGCCGCGGCAGCGTCGTCATACGGGCGCTGCTGGGTGGCGAGTTCGGCGAGCTCTTCACGCAGCCGGGTGTAGAACCCGCGCTGTATGCCGGAGGCGTCCACCGAGAGGTACTCCCCCGGCTCGAGCCGCTCGATGCCCTGGAAGAAGGTCTCGCGGCCGTCCTCATGGATCCGGAAACGCAGGTAGCGGTAGATCGACCGGTCGTTGGGGCGGCGGTCGTAGACGCCGGTCGCCAGGATCGACTTGATCTCGGAGGAGAAGAAAAGCGTCTCACCGACCTGGGCAACATAGACCGGCTTGATGCCGAAATGGTCGCGGCTGAGCGTGAGGCGCTGCTCCTGTGCGTCCCAGATCGCCAGGCCCCACATACCGTTGAACCGGTCGAAGGCATCCGTGCCCCACTCGGCGAAGGCGTGCAGCACCACCTCGGTGTCCGAGTCGGTGCTGAAGCTGCGGCCCAGCTGCTCAAGCTCGGTTCGCAGCTCGAGGTAGTTGTAGACCTCACCGTTGTAGCTGAGGACGTAGCGGCCGTCGGCGGTCGACATCGGCTGTTGACCGTGCGCCACGTCGATGATCGACAGTCGGCGGTGGCCCAGTGCGACAGGGCCGTCAGCGAACGTCCCCGCACCGTCGGGACCACGGTGCTCCTGGCAGTCGTTCATCCGCTGGAGGATCTGCGGGGTGCCTGCGGGCCCGAAATAGCCGACGATTCCACACATGGGGGCCAGCTTATTTCGTGGCACGTGATCCGACCTAAACGGCCACGAGACTCCCAGCGACCCTGCCGGATCCGGCCATGCATCCGTGACAGCATGGCGCGGTGATCGGTCCGCTCGGCGCAATCATCGCCGCCCTCGCGTATGGCGCTGCCACGATCCTGCAGGCCATGGGCGTGCGGCGTATGGCGCAACAGCCGGCCGACACCACGCTCCTGCAGCGGCTGATGGCCGGACGGCTGTACGCCGTGGGCCTTGCGTTGGACGGCCTCGGTTTCGTGGCCTCGTTCGCGGCGTTGCGCACGCTGCCGTTGTTCCTGGTCGAGTCGATGCTGGCGTCGTCGGTTGCGGTGACCGCGATCCTGGCCGTGTGGCTGCTCGGCGTTCGCCTGAGCCGCCGTGAAATCATCGCTCTGGCGGTGGTCGGAGCCGGCCTGGTGATGCTGGCAGTGAGCGCGCACGAGGGCCACGGCAAGCACCTCGGGCACCGGGGCAACTGGGGTCTGGTGATCGAGTCACTGGTCGTCGGCGTGATCCTCGCGGTCGGCTGTCTCGACAAGACCCCCGGACGCTCTTCGCTGACGCTGGCGGTCGCCAGCGGTCTCGGCTTCGGCATCACCGGCATCGCCGCGCGTGTGCTGGCTTTCGCCGACCCGTGGTGGAAGACGGTCACTCACCCGGCGCTGCTGGCCATGGCCATCGCGGGAGTGTTCGCCATCGTGGCCTACGGGTTCGCGCTCGAACGCGGGCGCACCACGAGCGTCGCCGCGATCACGTTCGCAGTCGAGACGGTGCTGCCGGCATTGATCGGTCTAGTGTTTCTGGGCGACAAGGTGCGCCACCACTTCGGTCCTGTCGCCGTGGTCGGATTCGTGGTCACCCTCGCGGGCTGCTTGGCACTCGCTCGTCGCGCCGAGGTCGACGACGACGCCACCACCTGAGCGGCGGCACCGCGAGCAGCACCGCGCAGCACCGCGCAGCCAGCCTTTCGACGGTGACCTGGCACCAGGTGTTGTTGTCCACGACGGATAACGACCGCAACCGCCAGGTCAACGCGCCACGGTGGCGACCCGGCAGACGCGCCGGGCGCACAACGGCAAGCGCAGACGCGGGTGCACAACAGCAGACGCGCCGGGCGCACAACGGCAAGCGCAGACCCGGGCGCACAACGGCAAGCGCAGACGCGGACGCACAACAGCGAGCGCAGACGCGGGTGCACAACAGCAGACGCGCCGGACGCCTGGAGGCGTCCGGCGCGTCGGCCGTCAGTCAGATCTGCTGTGCGCTACGGCTGGATCAGTCTTCCTTGGCCAGCTCGGCAGCCCTGCGCTCGACGTCGTCGAGACCACCGCACATGAAGAACGCCTGCTCAGGCGTCGAGTCGTAGTCACCGTCGGCGATCTTGGTGAACGCCTCGATGGTGTCCTTCAACGGAACGGTCGAACCCTCGATGCCGGTGAACTGCTTGGCAACGTAGGTGTTCTGCGACAGGAAGCGCTGGATCCGCCGCGCCCGGGCAACCAGCACCTTGTCCTCTTCGGACAGTTCGTCGATACCGAGGATCGCGATGATGTCCTGGAGCTCCTTGTTGCGCTGCAGGATTCCCTTCACACGCACCGCGGTGTCGTAGTGGTCCCGCGAGATGTAGCGCGGGTCCATGATGCGCGAGGTCGACGTGAGCGGGTCCACCGCGGGGTAGATACCCATCGAGGCGATGTCACGGGACAACTCGGTGGTGGCATCCAGGTGGGCGAAGGTCGTCGCCGGCGCCGGGTCGGTGTAGTCATCTGCAGGGACGTAGATCGCCTGCATCGAGGTGATCGAGTGACCACGGGTCGAGGTGATGCGCTCCTGCAGAATGCCCATCTCATCGGCCAGCGTCGGCTGGTAACCCACCGCAGACGGCATGCGGCCGAGCAGCGTCGACACCTCGGAACCGGCCTGGGTGAACCGGAAGATGTTGTCGATGAACAACAACACGTCCTGGTTCTGCACATCACGGAAGTACTCCGCCATGGTCAGCGCAGCCAGCGCCACTCGCAGACGGGTGCCCGGCGGCTCATCCATCTGGCCGAAGACCAGCGCCGTCTGGCCAAGCACTCCGGCTTCGTCCATCTCGACCATGAGGTCATTGCCCTCACGGGTACGTTCGCCGACCCCGGCGAACACGGACACACCACCGTGGTCGCGGGCGACACGCGCGATCATCTCCTGGATCAGCACGGTCTTGCCCACTCCGGCACCGCCGAAGAGGCCGATCTTTCCACCCTGCACGTACGGCGTGAGCAGGTCGATGACCTTGATGCCGGTCTCGAACATCTGGGTCTTGGACTCCAGCGCGTCGAACGCCGGCGCCTTGCGGTGAATACCCCAACGCTCCTTGACCTCGATGGTCTCGCCGTCCGCGAGGTTGAGGCAGTCACCCGTGGTGTTGAACACCTTGCCGAGTGTCACCTCACCGACCGGGACGGTGATCGGGCCGTTGGTGTCGGTGACCTCCTGGCCGCGAACGATGCCGTCGGTGGGCTGCAGCGAGATCGCGCGCACCATGTTGTCGCCGATGTGCTGGGCGACCTCGAGGTTGATGCGCTTCTTGCCTTCACCTTCGACGTGCTCGCCGGTCAGATCGACGTCGAGAGTCAGCAGGTTGTAGATGTCCGGCATCGAGTCGATGGAGAACTCCACGTCGACGACCGGGCCGATGACACGCGAGACGCGGCCGATGCCTCCGCTGGACTGCTCCGCCGCGGGGGCGGGGCTGGCAACAGTGCTCATGATGTTTCTTTCTCCTCGTATGGCGCGTCAGGACGCGTCCGCGAGTGCGCTGGCGCCACCAACGATCTCGCTGATCTCTTGGGTGATCTCAGCCTGCCGCGCCTGGTTGGCGAGACGGGTGTAGGTCTTGATGAGTTCTTCTGCGTTGTCGGTCGCCGACTTCATCGCCCGCTGGCGGGCTGCCAGTTCGGAGGCCGCCGACTGCAGCAGCGCGTTGAAGATCCGCGCAGTGATGTACTGCGGAAGGAGCGCGTCCAGCACCTTGTCGGCACCGGGCTCGAACTCGTACAACGGCAGCGGGCCGGAGTCGGGCACGCCGTCGCCGTCACTGTCGAGGTCACCTTCGACGACCTCCAAGGGCAACAGGCGGACGACCTGGGGCTCTTGGCTGACCATCGACACGAAGCGGGTGTAGACGAGATGGACCTCATCGACGCCGCCCTCTTCGCTGCCCTTGACGAACTCACCGGTGAGCACGTCGCCGATCTGCTTCGCCTGCTCGAACTGCGGACTGTCGGTGAAACCGGTCCACTCGCGTTCGAACTCCCGGCGACGGAATTTGTAGTAACTCACCGCCTTGCGCCCCACCAGGTAGACGGCAACGTCCTTGCCCTCGCCCCGGAGCCGCTCGATCAACTCGGCGCTGGTCTTGATCGCGTTCACGGAGTAGGCCCCCGCGAGACCGCGGTCACTGGTGAAGATCAGCACAGCTGCGCGCTTGGGATTGTCGCGCTCCGTTGTCAGCGGATGGTCGGTGTTGCTGTGCGTCGCGACGGCCGAACAGGCACGGGTGAGCGCGATGGCGTACGGCGTCGACTGAGCGACCGCGTGCCGTGCCTTGACGACGCGCGAGGCCGCGATCATCTCCATGGCATGTGTGATCTTCTTGGTGGCCTGGACAGACCGGATGCGTTGGCGGTAAACCCGCATCTGCGCGCCCATCGGTCCCCTTCCCTAAATGTCGGAGTAGCAGTCAGCGGAGGCCGTCAGGCCTTGTGCTGCTTGACGATCTTGGCCTGGTCGATCTGGTCCTGGGCGATCTCATCGTGCGATTCGGCGCCCTCACCACCGTGTTGCGGACCAGCCTGGAACTCCGGCTTGAACTCCTTCATCGCCGCCTCGAAGGCGGCAAGACCGTCGTCGTCGATCTTCGAGGTCTCGCGGATGGCGTCCAGGGTTGCCTGGTTGTTGCGGTGCAGGTAGTCCAGGAACTCGTTCTCGAAACGCGGGACATCCTCGACAGCGACATCATCGAGTTGACCGGTCGTGCCGGCCCAGATCGACGCGACCTGGTTGGGCACGGAGTACGGCGCGTTCTGCGGCTGCTTGAACAAGGACATCAGCCGCTCACCGCGGGCCAACTGGTGACGGGAGGCCGCGTCGAGGTCGGAAGCAAACATGGCAAACGCCTGCATCTCACGGAACTGTGCGAGGTCCACCTTGATCGAACCGGTGACCGCCTTCATGGCCTTGGTCATGGCGGCGCCGCCGACACGCGACACCGACACACCGACGTCGATGGCCGGACGCTGGTTGGCGTTGAACAGATCGGACTGCAAGAAGATCTGACCGTCGGTGATCGAGATGACGTTGGTCGGGATGAACGCCGAGACGTCACCCGCCTTGGTTTCGATGATCGGCAGGCCGGTCATCGAACCCGAACCGAGGTCCTTGGACAGCTTCGCGCAACGCTCGAGCAGGCGGCTGTGCAGGTAGAACACGTCACCCGGGTAGGCCTCACGACCCGGCGGGCGGCGCAGCAAAAGCGACATGGCGCGGTAGGCGTCGGCCTGCTTGGACAGGTCGTCGAACACGATGAGGACGTGCTTGCCGTCATACATCCAGTGCTGGCCGATGGCCGAACCGGTGAACGGAGCGAGGTACTTGAAGCCGGCCGGGTCACCAGCAGGAGCATTGACGATGGTGGTGTATTCCATCGCGCCGGCGTCCTCAAGGGTGCGGCGCACCTCAGCGACCGTGGAGTTCTTCTGACCGATCGCGACGTAGATGCACCGGACCTGCTTGTCCGGATCACCGGTCTCCCAGTTTTCCTTCTGGTTGATGATCGTGTCGGTGGCGATCGTGGTCTTGCCGGTCTGGCGGTCACCGATGATCAGCTGTCGCTGACCACGTCCGATGGGCGTCATGGCGTCGATGGCCTTGATGCCGGTCTGGAGCGGCTCGTGCACCGACTGACGCTGGACCACGGTCGGTGCCTGGAGCTCGAGCGCACGCCGGGCGTCCGGCTTGATGTCGCCCAGACCATCGATCGGCTGACCGAGCGGGTCGACCACACGGCCGAGGAAGGCATCGCCGACCGGAACCGAGAGAACCTCGCCGGTGCGCTTGACCTCCTGGCCTTCCTCGATGCCCCCGAAGTCACCGAGGACGACGACACCGATCTCGTGCACGTCGAGGTTGAGTGCGATGCCCAGCGTGCCGTCCTCGAACTGCAGCAACTCGTTGGTCATCGCGGAGGGCAGGCCCTCGACGTGGGCGATTCCGTCGGCGGCGTCTGCGACGGTACCGACCTCCTCACGGCTGGCGGCGCCTGGCTCGTAGGCCCGGACATATCCGTCCAGCGCGTCCCGGATCTCGTCGGGACGGATCGAAAGCTCCGTCATGTCTTCTTCTCCTTCTGAGGGGCGGTGGGTCGCCCACGTGGTTCAAAAAGTGTGTGTGCCGTATGCCGGGGCGACTGCTCAGCCCGCCATGGCCCGGCGCGCTTCGTCCAACCTGGTCTGGATCGTGCCGTCGATGACCTCGTCGCCGATCTGCACACGCAGACCGCCGACGACTGCCGGGTTGACGACCACGTTGAGCTGGACGGTCCGCCCGTAGATCGCCGTCAGTGCCGCGCTCAGGCGATTGCTGTGCTCGTCACTCAGCGTCCGTGCGGTGGTGACCGTGGCCACCAACTGGTGACGAAGGTTCGCAGCCGCGTTGATGTAGGACTGCAGCACGCGCTCGAACCGCTGACCGCGGGGGTGCGCGGCCGCCTGGCGGACCAGTGCGACGGTTTCCGAAGCGGCCTTGCCGTCGAGCAGCGTGGAGGCAAGATCTGCCTTGTCCGCACCGCTGCGCTGCCGATTGCTGAAGGCGTCACGCAGCCCAGGGTTGCCTGCCACCGTGCGCTCGAAGCGGAAGAGTTCGCTTTCGACCTGCTCCAGGCGACCGTCCCGCTCCGCCCCGGTGAGGACCGCCTGCACACCGAGGGAATGAACCGCATCGCTGAGATCACGAGGATCGGACCAGCGCTGCTCGACCGCTGCGCGCAGGACGGCAGCGGAATCCGCCGCCAGCTTGCCGGAGAACAGCCGATCGGCCAGCCCCGTCTTGGTCGAAGGTGGTGTGGCCGAGTCACTCAACGCACGCCGCAACGGGCCACTGTCGTCGAGCACCGTTCCGACGGCGAGCAACTCACCGCCGATCACGCCGGCAGCGGACGCCGGATCGCGCAGCACCTCAGCGAGCGACTTCTCGCTGGCCACCCAGGATCCGCGGGAAGCGCCCTGCATCAGACGCCCGCCTCGGTCGACGTGGAGCCGACCTTCTCGGGCTTGATGTTGCCGGACTCCAGCTCGACGAGAAAACGCTCGACGATGGCGTGCTGCCGATCGTCATCCTGCAGCGCCTCACCGACGATGCGCCCGGCAAGTTCGGTCGACAGCGCGCCCATGTGCTGCCGCAGCTGAACCTCGGCCTGCTGGCGTTCCTGCTCGACCTGCTTGTGCGCCGTCTCGACGATCCGCTCGGACTCGGCCTTGGCGACCTCTCGGCTCTCACCGACGATCTGAGCGCCTTCCTCGCGGGCCTTCTGCCGGATCTGGCCCGCCTCGGTCTGCGCGTCGGTGAGCGCGGAGTGGTACTTCTCGCGCTCGGCGTCGGCGGCGGCCTTGGCCTCATCGAGCTCTTCGAACTGGTTGCGGATGGTGTTCTGGCGGTCGGTCATCGCCTTGCTGACCGGCGGCAGCACCCACTTCCAGAGCACACCGAGAATGATGATGAACGCAATGAACTCGGCGATCAGCGTGCCATTGGGCAGCAGCGGGTTGCTCGTCGACGAGGCAGCGACAGCTTGGTGAATCACGGGAGGTTCCCTCTCGTCGGGGACGGGCTAGTTACTTGCCGAGGACGAAGACGAACAACGCCATGAAGGCCAGGTTGATGAAGTACATAGCCTCTGCCAGACCGACGGTCAGGAAGAAGATGGTCATCAAACGGCTCTGGGCCTCGGGCTGACGGGCAACGCCGTTGATCGTGGCGCTACCGGCGAGGCCGTCACCGATGGACGCACCGATGGCGCCACCACCGAGGGCGAGGCCACCACCAACGAAGGCGCCGGCGGTCTTGATCGCCGAGTCGATGCTGGTTGAGTCTGCCATGTCACTCCTTGATTTCGGATGCCGACACCATGTCGGTCACCGCGTGTGTTTCGGATGGGTCCTGCAGTTCGTGGTACAGCCGTGCACGTTCATTCTCGATGCACCGTGAGCGCATCACTTTGCGGGGTCAGTGTGCTCCCTGCAACTCCGGACGGTTACCCGTCACCCCTGAGGTCTCGTCGACCGTGGTCACATCCTCGATCCTGCCCTCGACATCGGTGACGGCAGTGAGGTCCTCAGAGTGTTCTTCGGCGTGGTCGCTCGCCATACCGAAGTACAAGATTGTCAGCAGCGCAAAGATGAACGCCTGGATCAAACCGATGAAGAGGTCGAACAACTTCCAGACGACGTTGGGCCCCCAGAGGATGTAGCTCGGGAACAGCGCGATCATCGAGATCATGATGCCGCTGGAGAAGATGTTGCCGAACAGTCGCAGGGCGAGAGTGATCGGCTTGGTGATCTCTTCGATCAGGTTCAGCGGGAACAGGATCGGGTACGGCTGGAAGTAGTGCTTGAAGTAGCCCTTCACCCCACGCTCGCGAATGCTGTAGATGTGCACTCCCACGATGACGAACAACGCCATGGCATAGGTGAGGTTCACATCGGCCGTGGGCGAGACCAGCTTGTCGTCGGTCGGGATCATCTCCAGCCAGTTGCTGATCAGAATGAAGATGAACAGCGTGATCGCCAACGGAACCACGAACGGGTTCACCTTGCCCAACGAGTCCTCGACCTGCTTGGTGACGGTCTGGACGAGTGACTCCCAGAAGAGCTGAAGTTTGGTGGGGACCTTGCGGCCGACGTTGCGGCGCATCCACAGACCCAGTCCGATCACGATGAGTCCGGCGATCGCAGTCGACCACATGGTGTCGGCGTTGAAGGTCATACCGAAGGCGGTGAAAGTGATGTGGTGCCCAGGGTTGATGTCGGTCGAGGTAGCCAGAGAGGCGATCTCGTGCGTCATATCTTCTTAAGCTCCTTCAACAGGGGCAGACCGGTGGCCATCAGGATGATCATGTGGAAAACAGCAAGCCCGACGAGGACGGCGGCTCCCCCAGACGACCAGAAGAACGCGCAGATCGCTCCGGCGATCACGGTGATCACCATGAGCCTGCCGGCCGATGATGCGCCGTACTGCTTGCGGGAGAACTCTTCACCGCTCTCGACAGCACGCAACAAGGTGGTCTCTGTGAACAACTGGTTGGCCAGTGACAGGAAGATGCCGACCGAGGCGAAGACGCCGATCGGCCAATGCTTGTAGACCGCCGCGATGTAGATGGTGGCGGCCGCGAGCACCACGGCGAGGATGATGACTCGCCGCTGGTTGCGCAAGGCGCGCACAACGACAGATGACTTCACAGCGTCGTCGCCTCCGTCGTCGGGTGATACTGAAATCCGGCCGGACTCCTGCGGGTCATCGCCGGCGACCTCGCGCTCAGCCATGGTCGCTCCCGTTGAGGAACGGGCGGATGCGTAGCCAGGACACGATGCCTCCGAGAATGACCCCGGCGGCCAGTCCGATGAGGACGAAGACCGGCGAGGTTCCGGTGAGTGAATCTAGGACGTAGCCGAGGACCAGACCTGAAACGACGGAGCCGACGACAATGCCGCCGATGCCGACGAAATCCCAGGCGCCAAGACCCATATCGCGGTTGTCATCGTACATCACCGCACACGGCCCTTAGGCTGCTGAACCGCGCAAACATGGGCTGTAAAACCAGCCAACCGAACGCGTCGGACAGGTCGTCCGGGACGTACGTCGGTGGTCTTCATCGGTCTTCCCATCGGCGGTATCAGCTTTGATCCAGCTGATTGTGAAAGCTATCACAAGCGCGGTTTGCGGCCTAATCGAGGCAGACCCAGGGTGAGCGCGACGGCCATCACCATCAATGAGACGAGGATGGCGGATGCGGCATACGTCGGCAGGTAGTTGAACGACAGCACGCCGCCGGACACCGACGCCGACCACAGGTACAGCAGCAGCACGGCACGGCGG
Proteins encoded in this window:
- the asnB gene encoding asparagine synthase (glutamine-hydrolyzing) — protein: MCGIVGYFGPAGTPQILQRMNDCQEHRGPDGAGTFADGPVALGHRRLSIIDVAHGQQPMSTADGRYVLSYNGEVYNYLELRTELEQLGRSFSTDSDTEVVLHAFAEWGTDAFDRFNGMWGLAIWDAQEQRLTLSRDHFGIKPVYVAQVGETLFFSSEIKSILATGVYDRRPNDRSIYRYLRFRIHEDGRETFFQGIERLEPGEYLSVDASGIQRGFYTRLREELAELATQQRPYDDAAAAEYKQRLTEAVRLRLQSEVPVGTSLSGGLDSSAVAVIINKLLNDGDATTKSVGAQQNTFSAVFPGSDNDEEKYVDAVLDICKGHVDSHKILPTADEFKVDLRDFIRTQEEPLISSGPYAQFQVMREATKHVTVLLDGQGADEMMAGYIPYYFVYLRQLRAQGATAAALELSKSLDVLYRLGRFKLKSKLKGNKSIPGERLLGDDFVTTYAAERYSVEGANLKKRLIEDLFIGSLPSLLRYEDKNTMRFSLEGRVPFLDKEVVKFIFSLSDEAIIKDGWNKRVLRDATRGLLPDLINRRRNKIGFTTPQSEWFMRLKNYFYNIFLSESFASRPYFDQTEVLHAFEGWIKGTNTLDSMTFWRLLNVELWLREFFDEQPDEADAEPRLKTDLEANADKQLDLTTASGASVRRYPLRTELVSRDDDLDARVNEHIDAFFAALEADPEHQAALAGKRWFFFISEKIVAITQGRSYFIWDINVGRSARILSKYVTRTPAGIGLGSPFTMQLAIQEVGLPRVLYASAGGAVGKAIGRRGLFYELVGNDIRAIDGPTEYSAYPSNVSAKLAPKDPDQVASRLSAAIRERAPQAYRDTFGGTVVMDANDIGRNVLGSDVKGDWTRFEEMFADNPLGQSTEQTPMAIVVEL
- the atpD gene encoding F0F1 ATP synthase subunit beta; amino-acid sequence: MSTVASPAPAAEQSSGGIGRVSRVIGPVVDVEFSIDSMPDIYNLLTLDVDLTGEHVEGEGKKRINLEVAQHIGDNMVRAISLQPTDGIVRGQEVTDTNGPITVPVGEVTLGKVFNTTGDCLNLADGETIEVKERWGIHRKAPAFDALESKTQMFETGIKVIDLLTPYVQGGKIGLFGGAGVGKTVLIQEMIARVARDHGGVSVFAGVGERTREGNDLMVEMDEAGVLGQTALVFGQMDEPPGTRLRVALAALTMAEYFRDVQNQDVLLFIDNIFRFTQAGSEVSTLLGRMPSAVGYQPTLADEMGILQERITSTRGHSITSMQAIYVPADDYTDPAPATTFAHLDATTELSRDIASMGIYPAVDPLTSTSRIMDPRYISRDHYDTAVRVKGILQRNKELQDIIAILGIDELSEEDKVLVARARRIQRFLSQNTYVAKQFTGIEGSTVPLKDTIEAFTKIADGDYDSTPEQAFFMCGGLDDVERRAAELAKED
- a CDS encoding F0F1 ATP synthase subunit gamma; translated protein: MGAQMRVYRQRIRSVQATKKITHAMEMIAASRVVKARHAVAQSTPYAIALTRACSAVATHSNTDHPLTTERDNPKRAAVLIFTSDRGLAGAYSVNAIKTSAELIERLRGEGKDVAVYLVGRKAVSYYKFRRREFEREWTGFTDSPQFEQAKQIGDVLTGEFVKGSEEGGVDEVHLVYTRFVSMVSQEPQVVRLLPLEVVEGDLDSDGDGVPDSGPLPLYEFEPGADKVLDALLPQYITARIFNALLQSAASELAARQRAMKSATDNAEELIKTYTRLANQARQAEITQEISEIVGGASALADAS
- the atpA gene encoding F0F1 ATP synthase subunit alpha → MTELSIRPDEIRDALDGYVRAYEPGAASREEVGTVADAADGIAHVEGLPSAMTNELLQFEDGTLGIALNLDVHEIGVVVLGDFGGIEEGQEVKRTGEVLSVPVGDAFLGRVVDPLGQPIDGLGDIKPDARRALELQAPTVVQRQSVHEPLQTGIKAIDAMTPIGRGQRQLIIGDRQTGKTTIATDTIINQKENWETGDPDKQVRCIYVAIGQKNSTVAEVRRTLEDAGAMEYTTIVNAPAGDPAGFKYLAPFTGSAIGQHWMYDGKHVLIVFDDLSKQADAYRAMSLLLRRPPGREAYPGDVFYLHSRLLERCAKLSKDLGSGSMTGLPIIETKAGDVSAFIPTNVISITDGQIFLQSDLFNANQRPAIDVGVSVSRVGGAAMTKAMKAVTGSIKVDLAQFREMQAFAMFASDLDAASRHQLARGERLMSLFKQPQNAPYSVPNQVASIWAGTTGQLDDVAVEDVPRFENEFLDYLHRNNQATLDAIRETSKIDDDGLAAFEAAMKEFKPEFQAGPQHGGEGAESHDEIAQDQIDQAKIVKQHKA
- a CDS encoding F0F1 ATP synthase subunit delta, producing the protein MQGASRGSWVASEKSLAEVLRDPASAAGVIGGELLAVGTVLDDSGPLRRALSDSATPPSTKTGLADRLFSGKLAADSAAVLRAAVEQRWSDPRDLSDAVHSLGVQAVLTGAERDGRLEQVESELFRFERTVAGNPGLRDAFSNRQRSGADKADLASTLLDGKAASETVALVRQAAAHPRGQRFERVLQSYINAAANLRHQLVATVTTARTLSDEHSNRLSAALTAIYGRTVQLNVVVNPAVVGGLRVQIGDEVIDGTIQTRLDEARRAMAG
- a CDS encoding F0F1 ATP synthase subunit B translates to MIHQAVAASSTSNPLLPNGTLIAEFIAFIIILGVLWKWVLPPVSKAMTDRQNTIRNQFEELDEAKAAADAEREKYHSALTDAQTEAGQIRQKAREEGAQIVGESREVAKAESERIVETAHKQVEQERQQAEVQLRQHMGALSTELAGRIVGEALQDDDRQHAIVERFLVELESGNIKPEKVGSTSTEAGV
- a CDS encoding F0F1 ATP synthase subunit C; the protein is MADSTSIDSAIKTAGAFVGGGLALGGGAIGASIGDGLAGSATINGVARQPEAQSRLMTIFFLTVGLAEAMYFINLAFMALFVFVLGK
- the atpB gene encoding F0F1 ATP synthase subunit A is translated as MTHEIASLATSTDINPGHHITFTAFGMTFNADTMWSTAIAGLIVIGLGLWMRRNVGRKVPTKLQLFWESLVQTVTKQVEDSLGKVNPFVVPLAITLFIFILISNWLEMIPTDDKLVSPTADVNLTYAMALFVIVGVHIYSIRERGVKGYFKHYFQPYPILFPLNLIEEITKPITLALRLFGNIFSSGIMISMIALFPSYILWGPNVVWKLFDLFIGLIQAFIFALLTILYFGMASDHAEEHSEDLTAVTDVEGRIEDVTTVDETSGVTGNRPELQGAH
- a CDS encoding ATP synthase subunit I — protein: MAEREVAGDDPQESGRISVSPDDGGDDAVKSSVVVRALRNQRRVIILAVVLAAATIYIAAVYKHWPIGVFASVGIFLSLANQLFTETTLLRAVESGEEFSRKQYGASSAGRLMVITVIAGAICAFFWSSGGAAVLVGLAVFHMIILMATGLPLLKELKKI
- a CDS encoding AtpZ/AtpI family protein; its protein translation is MGLGAWDFVGIGGIVVGSVVSGLVLGYVLDSLTGTSPVFVLIGLAAGVILGGIVSWLRIRPFLNGSDHG